ACTGCGCGAGGATGTGGAACTGCTGGAGGGGGCGGCCAACCCCTTCGAGCCGGCGGAATATTTGAAAGGCAACCAGACCCCGGTCTTTTTCGGCAGCGCCATCAACAATTTCGGGGTGCAGGAGCTTCTCGACGCATTCGTCGATCAGGCTCCGGCACCGCGGCCCGCGGCCACCACCAGCCGCGAAGTGTCTCCCTACGAGGAGCCTTTTTCCGGCTTTGTATTCAAGATTCAGGCGAATATGGATCCGGCCCATCGGGACCGCATCGCTTTTCTGCGAGTCTGTTCCGGCACTTTCCGCCGCGGCATGAAGGTCCGGCACCATCGCATCGGCAAGGAAGTGGCCATCGCCAACGCCACCATTTTCATGGCTCAGGACCGGACCAATGTCGAAGAGGCTTTCCCCGGTGACATTATCGGCATCCACAACCACGGCACCATCAAGATCGGCGACACCTTCACCGAAAAGGAATCCCTCAAGTTCACCGGTATTCCCAGTTTCGCCCCGGAGCATTTCCGCAGGGTCCGGCTGAAGAATCCCCTTAAGACCAAACAGCTGGAAAAGGGCCTGGTGCAGTTGGCCGAAGAGGGAGCCGTGCAGCTGTTCCGCCCGCTGATCAACACCGATTACATTCTGGGAGCGGTCGGTGTGCTTCAGTTCGATGTCATCATGTCGCGGCTGAAGAACGAATACGGCGTGGATGCCATCTATGAAGGGGTCGATTATGCCACCGCCCGCTGGGTGGAATGCGAGGACCGCAAAACATTCGCCGAATTCGAAAAGAAGAACCAGGCCAATCTGGCTATGGATTCCGAAGGGGGACTGGCTTATCTCGCCTCCAGTG
The genomic region above belongs to Syntrophotaleaceae bacterium and contains:
- a CDS encoding peptide chain release factor 3; this encodes MSRNHRKEVDRRRTFGIISHPDAGKTTLTEKLLLFGGAIQMAGAVKARKASRHATSDWMAMEQERGISVTSSVMKFNYRDYEVNLLDTPGHQDFSEDTYRVLTAVDSALMVIDSAKGVETQTRKLMEVCRMRNTPIMTFINKLDREGLAPLDLLTDIEETLQIECAPLTWPIGMGKRFRGTYNLYRKSLTLFTPGQETRHRDAVVIDDLADPRLDELLGGQADELREDVELLEGAANPFEPAEYLKGNQTPVFFGSAINNFGVQELLDAFVDQAPAPRPAATTSREVSPYEEPFSGFVFKIQANMDPAHRDRIAFLRVCSGTFRRGMKVRHHRIGKEVAIANATIFMAQDRTNVEEAFPGDIIGIHNHGTIKIGDTFTEKESLKFTGIPSFAPEHFRRVRLKNPLKTKQLEKGLVQLAEEGAVQLFRPLINTDYILGAVGVLQFDVIMSRLKNEYGVDAIYEGVDYATARWVECEDRKTFAEFEKKNQANLAMDSEGGLAYLASSEWRLGHTAEQWPDVVFHKTREHA